The following are encoded together in the Equus quagga isolate Etosha38 chromosome 1, UCLA_HA_Equagga_1.0, whole genome shotgun sequence genome:
- the ABHD14A gene encoding protein ABHD14A isoform X2, whose translation MVQTSMSRSQVALLGLGLLLMLLLYVGLPGPPEQTSWLWGDPNVTILAGLTPGNSPIFYREVLPLHRARRVEVVLLHGKAFNSHTWEQLGTLQLLAQRGYRAVALDLPGFGNSAPSKEASTEAGRAELLEQVLRDLEVQNAVLVSPSLSGHYALPFLMRGHHQLHGFVPIAPTSTQNYTREQFWAVKTPTLILYGELDRILARESLRQLRHLPNHSVVKLRDAGHACYLHKPQDFHLVLLAFLDHLP comes from the exons ATGGTACAGACCTCCATGAGCCGGTCCCAGGTAGCcctgctgggcctgggcctgctgCTCATGCTGCTACTGTATGTGGGACTGCCAGGCCCCCCTGAGCAGACCTCCTGGCTCTGGGGAGACCCCAATGTCACAATCCTGGCTGGTCTCACCCCTGGCAACTCTCCCATCTTTTACCGCGAGGTGCTCCCGCTCCACCGGGCACGCAG GGTGGAGGTGGTGCTGCTCCATGGAAAGGCCTTTAACTCCCACACGTGGGAGCAGTTGGGCACGCTGCAGCTGCTGGCGCAGAGGGGCTACCGGGCCGTGGCCCTTGACCTCCCAG GTTTTGGGAACTCAGCACCATCAAAGGAGGCAAGCACAGAGGCAGGGCGGGCAGAGCTGCTGGAGCAAGTGCTGCGGGACCTGGAGGTGCAGAATGCCGTGCTGGTGAGCCCCTCCCTGAGTGGCCACTATGCCCTGCCCTTCCTGATGCGAGGCCACCACCAGCTGCATGGATTTGTGCCCATCGCACCCACCTCCACGCAGAACTACACCCGGGAGCAATTCTGGGCTGTGAAG ACCCCGACTCTCATCCTGTATGGGGAGCTGGACCGCATCTTGGCTCGTGAGTCGCTGCGGCAGCTCCGCCACCTGCCCAACCACTCCGTGGTGAAGCTGCGTGACGCAGGCCATGCCTGCTACCTCCACAAGCCGCAAGACTTCCACCTTGTCCTCCTTGCCTTCCTTGACCACCTGCCTTGA
- the ACY1 gene encoding aminoacylase-1 isoform X2, with the protein MVAPGRVVTVLTWPGTNPRLSSLLLNSHTDVVPVFKEHWSHDPFEAFKDAEGYIYARGAQDMKCVSIQYLEAVRRLKAEGHHFPRTIHMTFVPDEEIGGFQGMKLFVQRPEFQALRAGFALDEGLANPTDAFTVYYSERSIWWVRITSTGKPGHASLFIEDTAAEKLHKVVSSILAFREKERQRLQSNPHQKLGAVTTVNLTKLEGGTAFNVVPATMSASFDFRLAPDMDLKAFEEQLQSWCQAAGEGVTFEFVQKFTEPRVTSIDDSDPWWAAFSRVCKDMNLTLEPEIFPAATDSRYLREVGVPALGFSPMNRTPRLLHDHDERLHEDMFLHGVDMYTQLLPALASVPALPSDS; encoded by the exons ATG GTGGCACCTGGTCGTGTGGTGACTGTGCTGACCTGGCCAGGCACCAACCCCagactctcttctctcttgctcaaCTCCCACACGGATGTGGTGCCTGTCTTCAAG gaaCATTGGAGTCACGACCCCTTTGAGGCCTTCAAGGATGCTGAGGGCTACATCTATGCCCGGGGCGCCCAGGACATGAAGTGTGTCAGCATCCA GTATCTGGAGGCTGTGAGGAGGCTGAAGGCTGAGGGCCACCATTTCCCCAGAACAATCCACATGACCTTTGTGCCAG atgaggagattgGGGGTTTTCAAGGCATGAAACTGTTTGTGCAGCGGCCTGAGTTCCAGGCCCTGAGGGCTGGCTTCGCCCTGGATGAGG GCCTGGCCAACCCCACTGATGCCTTCACTGTCTATTATAGTGAGCGGAGCATCTGGT GGGTGCGGATCACAAGCACCGGGAAGCCAGGCCATGCCTCGCTCTTCATTGAGGACACAGCAGCAGAGAAACTG CACAAGGTTGTGAGCTCAATCCTTGCTTTCCgggagaaggagaggcagag GCTGCAGTCAAACCCCCACCAGAAGCTGGGGGCTGTGACCACTGTGAACCTGACTAAGCTAGAGGGTGGCACGGCCTTTAACGTGGTACCTGCCACTATGAGCGCCAGCTTTGACTTCCGTCTGGCACCGGATATGGACTTGAAG GCTTTTGAGGAGCAGCTGCAGAGCTGGTGCCAGGCAGCTGGCGAGGGGGTCACCTTCGAGTTTGTTCAG AAGTTCACGGAGCCCCGAGTGACATCTATTGATGACTCAGATCCCTGGTGGGCGGCATTTAGCCGGGTCTGCAAGGACAT GAACCTCACTCTGGAGCCAGAGATCTTCCCTGCTGCCACTGACAGCCGCTATCTCCGCGAG GTGGGGGTCCCAGCTCTAGGCTTCTCACCCATGAACCGCACACCCAGGCTGCTGCACGACCATGATGAACGGCTGCATGAGGACATGTTCCTCCATGGGGTGGACATGTACACACagctgctgcctgccctggccagCGTGCCCGCCCTGCCCAGTGACAGCTGA
- the RPL29 gene encoding 60S ribosomal protein L29 has translation MAKSKNHTTHNQSRKWHRNGIKKPRSQRYESLKGVDPKFLRNMRFAKKHNKKGLKKMQANNAKAMSARAEAIKALVKPKEVKPKIPKGGSRKLNRLTYIAHPKLGKRARAHIAKGLRLCRPKAKAKAKSQTKAQAAAATAAQAQAPAPAPKGAQAPTKAPE, from the exons atggccaaGTCCAAGAACCACACCACGCACAACCAGT CCCGAAAATGGCACAGAAACGGCATCAAGAAACCTCGATCACAAAGATATGAATCTCTTAAGGGG GTGGACCCCAAGTTCCTGAGGAACATGCGCTTTGCCAAGAAGCACAACAAGAAGGGCCTGAAGAAGATGCAGGCCAACAATGCCAAGGCCATGAGTGCACGTGCTGAGGCTATCAAGGCCCTAGTAAAGCCCAAGGAAGTCAAGCCCAAGATCCCAAAGGGGGGCAGCCGCAAGCTCAATCGACTTACCTACATTGCTCACCCCAAGCTCGGGAAACGTGCTCGTGCCCACATTGCTAAGGGTCTCAGGCTCTGCCGGCCAAAGGCCAAGGCCAAGGCCAAGTCTCAAACCAAGGCCCAGGCTGCGGCTGCAACTGCGGCTCAGGCTcaggctccagctccagctcccaaAGGTGCCCAGGCCCCCACGAAGGCACCAGAGTAG
- the ABHD14A gene encoding protein ABHD14A isoform X1: protein MMDILREPSSQLTSAGTMVQTSMSRSQVALLGLGLLLMLLLYVGLPGPPEQTSWLWGDPNVTILAGLTPGNSPIFYREVLPLHRARRVEVVLLHGKAFNSHTWEQLGTLQLLAQRGYRAVALDLPGFGNSAPSKEASTEAGRAELLEQVLRDLEVQNAVLVSPSLSGHYALPFLMRGHHQLHGFVPIAPTSTQNYTREQFWAVKTPTLILYGELDRILARESLRQLRHLPNHSVVKLRDAGHACYLHKPQDFHLVLLAFLDHLP, encoded by the exons ATGATGGATATTCTCCGTGAGCCCTCCTCCCAATTAACATCAGCTGGG actATGGTACAGACCTCCATGAGCCGGTCCCAGGTAGCcctgctgggcctgggcctgctgCTCATGCTGCTACTGTATGTGGGACTGCCAGGCCCCCCTGAGCAGACCTCCTGGCTCTGGGGAGACCCCAATGTCACAATCCTGGCTGGTCTCACCCCTGGCAACTCTCCCATCTTTTACCGCGAGGTGCTCCCGCTCCACCGGGCACGCAG GGTGGAGGTGGTGCTGCTCCATGGAAAGGCCTTTAACTCCCACACGTGGGAGCAGTTGGGCACGCTGCAGCTGCTGGCGCAGAGGGGCTACCGGGCCGTGGCCCTTGACCTCCCAG GTTTTGGGAACTCAGCACCATCAAAGGAGGCAAGCACAGAGGCAGGGCGGGCAGAGCTGCTGGAGCAAGTGCTGCGGGACCTGGAGGTGCAGAATGCCGTGCTGGTGAGCCCCTCCCTGAGTGGCCACTATGCCCTGCCCTTCCTGATGCGAGGCCACCACCAGCTGCATGGATTTGTGCCCATCGCACCCACCTCCACGCAGAACTACACCCGGGAGCAATTCTGGGCTGTGAAG ACCCCGACTCTCATCCTGTATGGGGAGCTGGACCGCATCTTGGCTCGTGAGTCGCTGCGGCAGCTCCGCCACCTGCCCAACCACTCCGTGGTGAAGCTGCGTGACGCAGGCCATGCCTGCTACCTCCACAAGCCGCAAGACTTCCACCTTGTCCTCCTTGCCTTCCTTGACCACCTGCCTTGA
- the ACY1 gene encoding aminoacylase-1 isoform X1 has product MASKGREDEHPSVTLFRQYLRIRTVHPEPDYGAAVAFLEERAHQLGLGCQKVEVAPGRVVTVLTWPGTNPRLSSLLLNSHTDVVPVFKEHWSHDPFEAFKDAEGYIYARGAQDMKCVSIQYLEAVRRLKAEGHHFPRTIHMTFVPDEEIGGFQGMKLFVQRPEFQALRAGFALDEGLANPTDAFTVYYSERSIWWVRITSTGKPGHASLFIEDTAAEKLHKVVSSILAFREKERQRLQSNPHQKLGAVTTVNLTKLEGGTAFNVVPATMSASFDFRLAPDMDLKAFEEQLQSWCQAAGEGVTFEFVQKFTEPRVTSIDDSDPWWAAFSRVCKDMNLTLEPEIFPAATDSRYLREVGVPALGFSPMNRTPRLLHDHDERLHEDMFLHGVDMYTQLLPALASVPALPSDS; this is encoded by the exons ATGGCCAGCAAGGGTCGCGAGGATGAGCACCCATCCGTGACGCTCTTCCGCCAGTACCTGCGCATCCGCACCGTCCACCCTGAGCCTGACTATG GGGCTGCTGTGGCCTTCCTTGAGGAGAGAGCCCATCAGCTGGGCCTGGGCTGTCAGAAAGTGGAG GTGGCACCTGGTCGTGTGGTGACTGTGCTGACCTGGCCAGGCACCAACCCCagactctcttctctcttgctcaaCTCCCACACGGATGTGGTGCCTGTCTTCAAG gaaCATTGGAGTCACGACCCCTTTGAGGCCTTCAAGGATGCTGAGGGCTACATCTATGCCCGGGGCGCCCAGGACATGAAGTGTGTCAGCATCCA GTATCTGGAGGCTGTGAGGAGGCTGAAGGCTGAGGGCCACCATTTCCCCAGAACAATCCACATGACCTTTGTGCCAG atgaggagattgGGGGTTTTCAAGGCATGAAACTGTTTGTGCAGCGGCCTGAGTTCCAGGCCCTGAGGGCTGGCTTCGCCCTGGATGAGG GCCTGGCCAACCCCACTGATGCCTTCACTGTCTATTATAGTGAGCGGAGCATCTGGT GGGTGCGGATCACAAGCACCGGGAAGCCAGGCCATGCCTCGCTCTTCATTGAGGACACAGCAGCAGAGAAACTG CACAAGGTTGTGAGCTCAATCCTTGCTTTCCgggagaaggagaggcagag GCTGCAGTCAAACCCCCACCAGAAGCTGGGGGCTGTGACCACTGTGAACCTGACTAAGCTAGAGGGTGGCACGGCCTTTAACGTGGTACCTGCCACTATGAGCGCCAGCTTTGACTTCCGTCTGGCACCGGATATGGACTTGAAG GCTTTTGAGGAGCAGCTGCAGAGCTGGTGCCAGGCAGCTGGCGAGGGGGTCACCTTCGAGTTTGTTCAG AAGTTCACGGAGCCCCGAGTGACATCTATTGATGACTCAGATCCCTGGTGGGCGGCATTTAGCCGGGTCTGCAAGGACAT GAACCTCACTCTGGAGCCAGAGATCTTCCCTGCTGCCACTGACAGCCGCTATCTCCGCGAG GTGGGGGTCCCAGCTCTAGGCTTCTCACCCATGAACCGCACACCCAGGCTGCTGCACGACCATGATGAACGGCTGCATGAGGACATGTTCCTCCATGGGGTGGACATGTACACACagctgctgcctgccctggccagCGTGCCCGCCCTGCCCAGTGACAGCTGA
- the ABHD14B gene encoding putative protein-lysine deacylase ABHD14B produces the protein MAGVEQQEGTVQVQGQSLFFREARPGGGQAARFSVLLLHGIHFSSETWQNLGTLHRLAQAGYRAVAIDLPGLGRSREAAAPAPIGELVPSSFLGAVVDALDLGPPVVISPSLSGMYSLPFLTAPGSQVRGYVPVAPICTDKISAADYASVKTSALIVYGDQDPMGQTSFEHLKQLPNHRVLVMEGAGHPCYLDKPEEWHTGLLAFLQGL, from the exons ATGGCAGGTGTGGAGCAGCAGGAGGGCACCGTCCAGGTGCAGGGCCAGAGCCTCTTCTTCCGGGAGGCTCGGCCGGGCGGTGGGCAGGCCGCCCGATTCTCTGTGCTGCTGTTGCATGGCATCCACTTCTCCTCTGAGACCTGGCAGAACCTGGGCACACTGCACAGGCTGGCCCAGGCTGGCTACCGGGCTGTGGCCATTGACTTGCCAG GTCTGGGGCGCTCCAGGGAAGCAGCAGCCCCTGCACCTATTGGGGAGCTAGTCCCCAGCAGCTTTCTGGGAGCTGTGGTGGATGCCTTGGACCTGGGCCCCCCAGTTGTGATCAGCCCGTCCTTGAGTGGCATGTACTCCCTACCCTTCCTGACGGCCCCTGGCTCCCAGGTCCGGGGCTATGTGCCAGTGGCCCCCATCTGCACTGACAAAATCAGTGCTGCCGACTATGCCAGTGTGAAG aCCTCAGCTCTTATCGTATATGGAGACCAGGACCCCATGGGTCAGACCAGCTTTGAGCACCTGAAGCAGCTGCCCAACCACCGGGTGTTGGTCATGGAGGGGGCAGGGCACCCCTGTTATCTTGACAAACCTGAAGAGTGGCATACAGGCTTGCTGGCTTTCCTGCAGGGGCTATGA